In Vanessa atalanta chromosome 19, ilVanAtal1.2, whole genome shotgun sequence, one DNA window encodes the following:
- the LOC125071456 gene encoding transient receptor potential channel pyrexia-like isoform X2: protein MDNFGYREMGWPAPLQTPTPSTNRSRITRSISTRSREPEEYPLKGSFKHVRNIDLLEAASEPGKAKEYLFVGPSPPAEDGSNMYHSFDIMAPDPEARLTEDMIRKSLCEKALTLGAGRFFDDVECGLITADNIEEHICSAPEVVVNLTLLWAALLTRDELLPAIIDSGADIHYSEPVGLTALHCAAFGNSLEVAEVLIAHGASLHGVVQRAGCEDNLVHCAVRNDALECMELFIEKGVDPGYSTSGGLNALHLAAELGAQRCLAFLLKETKLSVKGLTKQRDKECTALHLAASRGYAECVELLLSEGAQANIRNYRGFTALHLAARCSSLECVEVLLRDGNADANAEDHDKRTPLHAAICNTERACEIIDMLVSWGAQVNKKDEYGYSPLHLAAMDGLAQCVETLIFLGADVTSKSKKGHTALSVIVRKTPKSMTILRHNLDNGISLSRSTEGNEEVQIEFDFGKLLKYSYPREITYLNSLIDEGQKDILQHPLCSAFLFMKWRKIRKFYLARLIFCFLFVSFLSIYVLTAVVKTCKGKNSMKYGVPNELCQHQSLLGDILEENPIEFERWVLIAITAFEIVRKLTGITGYSSLYQYFTSFENLMEWFVLLSVFSLYNIQKEYGWQNHVGGYAVLGAWTNLMLMMGQLPMFGDYVAMYQKVLTEFLKLLLAYICLLLGFTICFCVVFPNEEMFSNPLMGFISTLSMMVGELNLNILINDPMLEDPPLISELSCQIIFILFLMFVTIILMNLLVGIAVHDIQGLRKTAGLSKLVRQTKLILFVEMGMFSAWLPKCLHKYVYRTALVSPEAGKVILSVKPLNPNEKRLPTDIMMAAYEMAQINKLKSGRSVKEMLYKNRYASKFKNEGQSNDQNFNIEIRGMQEKIDQTTFNLKKIDQEMKHLNILLMEQSNLLQNLLKAMDKSYTQYSIESPVFFPSNVSDVTSVTK, encoded by the exons ATGGACAACTTTGGTTATCGCGAGATGGGGTGGCCTGCACCTCTTCAGACTCCGACACCATCAACGAACAGATCCCGAATTACGAGGAGCATTAGTACACGATCTCGGGAACCAGAAGAATACCCTCTCAAAGGCTCCTTCAAACATGTTCGTAACATCGATTTACTCGAAGCTGCCTCAGAGCCTGGAAAAGCTAAGGAATATTTATTCGTCGGACCCTCACCTCCAGCTGAAGATGGCTCGAATATGTACCATAGCTTCGATATTATGGCGCCAGATCCAGAAGCTAGGCTCACTGAAGATATGATAAGGAAATCTTTATGTGAAAAAGCATTAACATTAGGTGCTGGCAGATTTTTTGATGACGTTGAATGTGGCTTAATTACCGCAGATAATATTGAAGAACATATTTGCTCCGCTCCAGAAGTTGTTGTTAACTTGACTCTGTTATGGGCAGCTTTGCTTACTCGTGATGAATTGTTACCAGCGATCATAGATTCAGGCGCAGACATACATTATTCCGAACCAGTTGGATTAACAGCGCTTCAT TGTGCTGCCTTTGGGAATTCTCTGGAGGTAGCTGAAGTTCTTATTGCTCATGGAGCTTCTTTACATGGAGTGGTACAACGAGCTGGATGTGAAGATAACCTCGTTCACTGTGCAGTGAGAAATGACGCTCTAGAATGTATGGAATTGTTTATCGAAAAAGGTGTTGATCCAGGATACAGCACTTCAGGCGGTCTCAATGCGTTACATTTAGCTGCAGAGCTAGGTGCTCAAAGATGTCTCgcatttttattgaaagaaaCTAAATTAAGTGTTAAGGGATTGACAAAACAAAGAGATAAAGAATGCACTGCATTACATTTGGCGGCGTCAAGAGGTTACGCAGAATGTGTGGAACTATTACTTTCAGAAGGCGCTCAAGCCAACATAAGGAATTACAGAGGTTTTACTGCACTTCATCTTGCCGCCAGATGTTCGAGCTTAGAATGTGTCGAAGTTCTTTTGCGCGATGGAAATGCGGATGCCAATGCTGAAGATCACGATAAGAGAACGCCTCTACACGCGGCTATATGTAATACTGAGCGTGCTTGTGAAATAATTGACATGCTTGTAAGCTGGGGagcacaagtaaataaaaaagatgagTATGGCTACTCTCCGCTGCATCTTGCTGCTATGGATGGCCTGGCACAATGTGTTGaaacgttaatttttttaggaGCAGATGTTACATCTAAATCTAAAAAAGGTCATACAGCCTTAAGTGTAATAGTCAGAAAGACTCCGAAATCTATGACCATTTTAAGACACAATTTGGATAATGGAATTTCATTGAGTCGCTCAACTGAAGGTAATGAGGAGGTGCAAATCGAGTTTGACTTTGGTAAGTTACTAAAATACTCTTACCCTCgtgaaataacatatttaaacagTTTGATAGATGAAGGTCAAAAAGACATTTTACAACATCCTTTATGTTCAGCATTCCTTTTTATGAAATGGCGTAagataagaaaattttatttggcCAGGCTAATCTTCTGCTTCTTGTTTGTATCGTTCTTATCTATCTACGTGCTAACAGCTGTTGTTAAAACATGTAAAGGTAAAAATTCTATGAAATATGGTGTACCAAACGAACTATGTCAACACCAATCACTACTTGGTGATATTCTAGAAGAAAATCCTATTGAATTTGAAAGATGGGTATTAATAGCGATAACAGCATTTGAAATCGTTCGTAAACTAACAGGTATTACTGGCTATTCAAGTTTGTAtcaatattttacaagttttgAAAACCTAATGGAATGGTTCGTTCTACTTTCTGTATTTTCACTGTACAATATTCAAAAAGAATACGGATGGCAAAATCATGTTGGTGGCTACGCAGTACTGGGAGCTTGGACAAATTTGATGTTAATGATGGGCCAATTGCCAATGTTTGGCGATTACGTGGCCATGTATCAAAAAGTGTTGACggaatttcttaaattattactgGCATACATTTGCCTTTTACTTGGTTTTACAATTTGTTTCTGTGTCGTATTTCCGAACGAAGAAATGTTTTCGAATCCCTTAATGGGTTTCATCAGCACATTATCCATGATGGTCGGTGagcttaatttgaatattttaataaacgatcCAATGCTGGAAGACCCGCCACTGATATCTGAACTTTCATGCCAAATTATCTTCATTCTTTTCCTTATGtttgtaacaattatattaatgaatttattagtCGGTATAGCGGTCCACGATATTCAAGGATTGCGAAAAACTGCAGGATTATCCAAACTCGTTCGACAAACGAAGTTGATTTTGTTCGTCGAAATGGGCATGTTTAGCGCGTGGCTTCCAAAATGTTTACACAAGTACGTGTACAGAACGGCACTTGTGTCGCCGGAGGCTGGTAAAGTTATATTGAGCGTTAAGCCTTTGAATCCGAATGAGAAAAGGTTACCGACAGATATTATGATGGCTGCGTACGAAATGgctcaaataaacaaattgaaatcAGGAAGATCGGTTAAAGAAAtgctatataaaaatagatacgcGTCAAAGTTCAAGAACGAGGGGCAATCGAACGATCAGaactttaatattgaaattcgtGGTATGCAAGAGAAAATCGACCAGACgacgtttaatttaaagaagATAGATCAAGAGATGAAACATCTGAATATATTGTTGATGGAACAAAGTAATTTGTTGCAGAATTTGTTGAAAGCGATGGATAAATCGTACACCCAATATTCCATAGAATCGCCCGTTTTCTTCCCTAGCAATGTATCTGATGTTACTTCGGTTACTAAGTGA
- the LOC125071456 gene encoding transient receptor potential channel pyrexia-like isoform X1: MDNFGYREMGWPAPLQTPTPSTNRSRITRSISTRSREPEEYPLKGSFKHVRNIDLLEAASEPGKAKEYLFVGPSPPAEDGSNMYHSFDIMAPDPEARLTEDMIRKSLCEKALTLGAGRFFDDVECGLITADNIEEHICSAPEVVVNLTLLWAALLTRDELLPAIIDSGADIHYSEPVGLTALHIAAFSGASRSVAYLLSIGADIDYAPKYFAPLHCAAFGNSLEVAEVLIAHGASLHGVVQRAGCEDNLVHCAVRNDALECMELFIEKGVDPGYSTSGGLNALHLAAELGAQRCLAFLLKETKLSVKGLTKQRDKECTALHLAASRGYAECVELLLSEGAQANIRNYRGFTALHLAARCSSLECVEVLLRDGNADANAEDHDKRTPLHAAICNTERACEIIDMLVSWGAQVNKKDEYGYSPLHLAAMDGLAQCVETLIFLGADVTSKSKKGHTALSVIVRKTPKSMTILRHNLDNGISLSRSTEGNEEVQIEFDFGKLLKYSYPREITYLNSLIDEGQKDILQHPLCSAFLFMKWRKIRKFYLARLIFCFLFVSFLSIYVLTAVVKTCKGKNSMKYGVPNELCQHQSLLGDILEENPIEFERWVLIAITAFEIVRKLTGITGYSSLYQYFTSFENLMEWFVLLSVFSLYNIQKEYGWQNHVGGYAVLGAWTNLMLMMGQLPMFGDYVAMYQKVLTEFLKLLLAYICLLLGFTICFCVVFPNEEMFSNPLMGFISTLSMMVGELNLNILINDPMLEDPPLISELSCQIIFILFLMFVTIILMNLLVGIAVHDIQGLRKTAGLSKLVRQTKLILFVEMGMFSAWLPKCLHKYVYRTALVSPEAGKVILSVKPLNPNEKRLPTDIMMAAYEMAQINKLKSGRSVKEMLYKNRYASKFKNEGQSNDQNFNIEIRGMQEKIDQTTFNLKKIDQEMKHLNILLMEQSNLLQNLLKAMDKSYTQYSIESPVFFPSNVSDVTSVTK; this comes from the coding sequence ATGGACAACTTTGGTTATCGCGAGATGGGGTGGCCTGCACCTCTTCAGACTCCGACACCATCAACGAACAGATCCCGAATTACGAGGAGCATTAGTACACGATCTCGGGAACCAGAAGAATACCCTCTCAAAGGCTCCTTCAAACATGTTCGTAACATCGATTTACTCGAAGCTGCCTCAGAGCCTGGAAAAGCTAAGGAATATTTATTCGTCGGACCCTCACCTCCAGCTGAAGATGGCTCGAATATGTACCATAGCTTCGATATTATGGCGCCAGATCCAGAAGCTAGGCTCACTGAAGATATGATAAGGAAATCTTTATGTGAAAAAGCATTAACATTAGGTGCTGGCAGATTTTTTGATGACGTTGAATGTGGCTTAATTACCGCAGATAATATTGAAGAACATATTTGCTCCGCTCCAGAAGTTGTTGTTAACTTGACTCTGTTATGGGCAGCTTTGCTTACTCGTGATGAATTGTTACCAGCGATCATAGATTCAGGCGCAGACATACATTATTCCGAACCAGTTGGATTAACAGCGCTTCATATAGCCGCCTTTAGTGGTGCAAGCAGATCGGTTGCGTACTTATTATCGATTGGAGCTGATATCGATTATGCTCCAAAATACTTTGCTCCGCTTCATTGTGCTGCCTTTGGGAATTCTCTGGAGGTAGCTGAAGTTCTTATTGCTCATGGAGCTTCTTTACATGGAGTGGTACAACGAGCTGGATGTGAAGATAACCTCGTTCACTGTGCAGTGAGAAATGACGCTCTAGAATGTATGGAATTGTTTATCGAAAAAGGTGTTGATCCAGGATACAGCACTTCAGGCGGTCTCAATGCGTTACATTTAGCTGCAGAGCTAGGTGCTCAAAGATGTCTCgcatttttattgaaagaaaCTAAATTAAGTGTTAAGGGATTGACAAAACAAAGAGATAAAGAATGCACTGCATTACATTTGGCGGCGTCAAGAGGTTACGCAGAATGTGTGGAACTATTACTTTCAGAAGGCGCTCAAGCCAACATAAGGAATTACAGAGGTTTTACTGCACTTCATCTTGCCGCCAGATGTTCGAGCTTAGAATGTGTCGAAGTTCTTTTGCGCGATGGAAATGCGGATGCCAATGCTGAAGATCACGATAAGAGAACGCCTCTACACGCGGCTATATGTAATACTGAGCGTGCTTGTGAAATAATTGACATGCTTGTAAGCTGGGGagcacaagtaaataaaaaagatgagTATGGCTACTCTCCGCTGCATCTTGCTGCTATGGATGGCCTGGCACAATGTGTTGaaacgttaatttttttaggaGCAGATGTTACATCTAAATCTAAAAAAGGTCATACAGCCTTAAGTGTAATAGTCAGAAAGACTCCGAAATCTATGACCATTTTAAGACACAATTTGGATAATGGAATTTCATTGAGTCGCTCAACTGAAGGTAATGAGGAGGTGCAAATCGAGTTTGACTTTGGTAAGTTACTAAAATACTCTTACCCTCgtgaaataacatatttaaacagTTTGATAGATGAAGGTCAAAAAGACATTTTACAACATCCTTTATGTTCAGCATTCCTTTTTATGAAATGGCGTAagataagaaaattttatttggcCAGGCTAATCTTCTGCTTCTTGTTTGTATCGTTCTTATCTATCTACGTGCTAACAGCTGTTGTTAAAACATGTAAAGGTAAAAATTCTATGAAATATGGTGTACCAAACGAACTATGTCAACACCAATCACTACTTGGTGATATTCTAGAAGAAAATCCTATTGAATTTGAAAGATGGGTATTAATAGCGATAACAGCATTTGAAATCGTTCGTAAACTAACAGGTATTACTGGCTATTCAAGTTTGTAtcaatattttacaagttttgAAAACCTAATGGAATGGTTCGTTCTACTTTCTGTATTTTCACTGTACAATATTCAAAAAGAATACGGATGGCAAAATCATGTTGGTGGCTACGCAGTACTGGGAGCTTGGACAAATTTGATGTTAATGATGGGCCAATTGCCAATGTTTGGCGATTACGTGGCCATGTATCAAAAAGTGTTGACggaatttcttaaattattactgGCATACATTTGCCTTTTACTTGGTTTTACAATTTGTTTCTGTGTCGTATTTCCGAACGAAGAAATGTTTTCGAATCCCTTAATGGGTTTCATCAGCACATTATCCATGATGGTCGGTGagcttaatttgaatattttaataaacgatcCAATGCTGGAAGACCCGCCACTGATATCTGAACTTTCATGCCAAATTATCTTCATTCTTTTCCTTATGtttgtaacaattatattaatgaatttattagtCGGTATAGCGGTCCACGATATTCAAGGATTGCGAAAAACTGCAGGATTATCCAAACTCGTTCGACAAACGAAGTTGATTTTGTTCGTCGAAATGGGCATGTTTAGCGCGTGGCTTCCAAAATGTTTACACAAGTACGTGTACAGAACGGCACTTGTGTCGCCGGAGGCTGGTAAAGTTATATTGAGCGTTAAGCCTTTGAATCCGAATGAGAAAAGGTTACCGACAGATATTATGATGGCTGCGTACGAAATGgctcaaataaacaaattgaaatcAGGAAGATCGGTTAAAGAAAtgctatataaaaatagatacgcGTCAAAGTTCAAGAACGAGGGGCAATCGAACGATCAGaactttaatattgaaattcgtGGTATGCAAGAGAAAATCGACCAGACgacgtttaatttaaagaagATAGATCAAGAGATGAAACATCTGAATATATTGTTGATGGAACAAAGTAATTTGTTGCAGAATTTGTTGAAAGCGATGGATAAATCGTACACCCAATATTCCATAGAATCGCCCGTTTTCTTCCCTAGCAATGTATCTGATGTTACTTCGGTTACTAAGTGA